The proteins below are encoded in one region of Ricinus communis isolate WT05 ecotype wild-type chromosome 6, ASM1957865v1, whole genome shotgun sequence:
- the LOC125370270 gene encoding uncharacterized protein LOC125370270, with product MPRYAKLLKEILSNKRKFEDLACVTLNEECLTIFHNKLPKKQHDPWSFTIPCVIGNLTINDALADLGASINVIPYNLFAKLRLGETKPTRIIELADTSVKYRRGIVHNVLIQVNKFIFPINFVILDMDGKSSVPLTLGISFLTTSRAIIDVYDGKLKLRVGDETVTFDMNNSMRQSLDHNNVVCAINVLDNAIEILLYEILVEDALQVILPMGDEHKLSNEEVLEQLEFLLAKEPSNNTDKFVVIDSVRAA from the coding sequence ATGCCTAGGTATGCAAAGCTCTTAAAGGAGATTCttagcaacaaaaggaagttTGAGGACTTAGCATGCGTGACATTAAACGAGGAATGTTTGACAATTTTCCATAACAAGTTACCGAAAAAGCAACATGATCCAtggagttttactattccttgtGTGATCGGTAACTTAACTATTAATGATgctttagctgatttaggagctagcattAATGTAATTCCGTACAACCTGTTTGCGAAATTGAGGCTGGGAGAGACTAAACCCACTAGGATAATAGAGTTAGCTGATACGTCTGTTAAGTATCGTAGGGGTATTGTACATAATGTGCTTAtacaagtaaataaatttatatttcctattAATTTTGTGATCTTAGACATGGATGGCAAGAGTAGTGTACCTTTGACTCTAGGTATTTCTTTCCTTACAACATCTAGGGCAATTATAGATGTTTATGATGGAAAGCTAAAACTTAGGGTAGGGGATGAGACTGTCACTTTTGACATGAATAATTCTATGAGACAGTCTTTAGATCATAATAATGTTGTGTGTGCTATTAATGTACTTGATAATGCTATTGAGATATTGTTATATGAAATATTAGTTGAAGACGCTCTACAAGTTATTTTGCCAATGGGAGATGAGCATAAGCTGTCAAATGAGGAAGTGTTAGAGCAGCTTGAGTTTCTGTTAGCAAAAGAGCCAAGCAACAATACTGATAAGTTTGTTGTGATTGACAGTGTTAGAGCAGCTTGA